Proteins encoded by one window of Salvia splendens isolate huo1 chromosome 14, SspV2, whole genome shotgun sequence:
- the LOC121763303 gene encoding 60S ribosomal protein L9-like — protein sequence MKTILSSDTMDIPDGIKIKVKAKVIEVEGPRGTLSKNFKHLNLDFQLITDEETGKKKLKIDAWFGSRKTTASIRTALSHVNNLINGVTKGYRYKMRFVYAHFPINASITNNGTAIEIRNFLGEKKVRKVDMLEGVSIVRSEKVKDELVLEGNDIELVSRSCALINQKCHVKNKDIRKFLDGIYVSEKGAIASEE from the exons ATGAAGACCATTTTGTCCTCCGACACCATGGACATTCCCGACGGCATCAAGATCAAGGTCAAGGCGAAGGTCATCGAAGTCGAAGGCCCAAGGGGAACGCTCTCAAAGAATTTCAAGCATCTAAATCTCGATTTCCAGCTCATAACCGACGAGGAGACCGGGAAGAAGAAGCTGAAGATCGACGCCTGGTTCGGAAGCAGGAAAACCACCGCCTCCATCCGCACGGCGCTCAGCCACGTCAACAATCTGATCAACGGCGTAACCAAGGGTTACCGCTACAAGATGAGATTCGTGTACGCTCATTTCCCTATCAACGCCTCAATCACTAACAATGGAACCGCTATCGAGATCCGAAACTTTCTCGGGGAGAAGAAG GTGAGGAAGGTTGATATGCTTGAGGGTGTGTCGATTGTGCGATCAGAGAAGGTCAAGGATGAGTTGGTGTTGGAGGGTAACGACATTGAGCTCGTTTCCAGGTCTTGTGCCTTGATAAACCAG AAATGCCATGTCAAGAACAAGGATATCAGGAAGTTCCTTGACGGTATCTATGTCAGTGAGAAGGGAGCCATTGCCTCCGAGGAATGA